From the Sphingomonas brevis genome, the window TCGGCATTGACCTCATCGAGGTCGAGCCGCTTGCCGATGGCGTGCAGCCGGCCTGCGTCGTCGACGACGACCTTCATATCGTCCTCGTCATAGCCATCCTTGCGGTCGATGGTGACGCAAATGCCTTCGCGGTCGCCGTTGCCGACCACCTGCGCCATCAACGCCTCGCTGACCAGCGTATCGCCGTTCCAGACCAGTACATCGCCTTCGATCTCGGCCTTTGCCACGAACAGCGAGCCCAGGTTGTCGGCAACCTTGTAGAAGGGGTTGTAGACGGTCCGCACACGCGGTCCGATGTCGCCGCGACGCTTCAGGGCCAATTCAATCTGGTCGTCGCGGAAACCGGTCACCACGACGGCCTCTTCGACGCCATTGGCGGCCAACGCATCGAGCTGACGGTCGAGCAAGGTGCGGCCGTTGAACTCGATCAGGCACTTCGGCCGGTCGTCCGTAAGATGTCCGAGACGCGAGCCCTGGCCGGCGGAAAGAATAATCGCTTTCTTCATATCGCCGACCAACTGCCCTCTAATTGCGGCAGAGATTTGTCCAAAACATTGCAGTCGCCGCACCGCAGCATCAGCCCATGGCGCTTTTTCGTCTCATGTGCCTATGATGACCGGTCAAAAGGGATCCCGGCGCCGTGAAGAAGATCGAAGCGATCATCAAGCCATTCAAGCTCGACGACGTGAAGGACGCGCTTCACGAAGTCGGAGTTTCGGGAATCACTGTGACTGAAGTGAAGGGCTTTGGCCGCCAGAAGGGCCATACCGAGCTTTATCGCGGTGCCGAATATGTCGTCGACTTCCTGCCCAAGGTGAAGATCGAGGTGGTCGTCGAGGACGATCTTGCCGATCGTACGGTCGAGGCGATCGAGGCA encodes:
- a CDS encoding NTP transferase domain-containing protein — its product is MKKAIILSAGQGSRLGHLTDDRPKCLIEFNGRTLLDRQLDALAANGVEEAVVVTGFRDDQIELALKRRGDIGPRVRTVYNPFYKVADNLGSLFVAKAEIEGDVLVWNGDTLVSEALMAQVVGNGDREGICVTIDRKDGYDEDDMKVVVDDAGRLHAIGKRLDLDEVNAESIGLLAFRGAGAQTFRHAIERAIRTAEGTTIWYLRVIHQVAQEAPVWTLDISGHEWGEVDFPEDVENAQALVSRWDEVRKSKAA
- a CDS encoding P-II family nitrogen regulator, which translates into the protein MKKIEAIIKPFKLDDVKDALHEVGVSGITVTEVKGFGRQKGHTELYRGAEYVVDFLPKVKIEVVVEDDLADRTVEAIEAAARTGRIGDGKIFVLPVEQAIRIRTGDRGPDAI